One window of Cydia pomonella isolate Wapato2018A chromosome 5, ilCydPomo1, whole genome shotgun sequence genomic DNA carries:
- the LOC133517866 gene encoding angio-associated migratory cell protein, producing the protein MRGYQEDTPPSSISGDEIAGMDEEEAVFLGYLDEMDELVDDNMEEVTDQEEEDTDMEPPKDLSILVFNKHVGSVFCCDLHPSGKLAVTGGEDDKAFVWSVQTGKVVFECTGHKDSVIFVGFSFDGAYLATADMSGLIKVWKCNLEENQQEPWPIAFEFEAEDLTFGLWHFAARVLICGAVSGDIYVFKIPSGDIKVLQGHNTRVECAKMFKDGVRLAAGYDDGAVKVWDLKTNAVLHQIQANVHDMRVTAIDTHPENNIMASISSDGKVILVTSSNGKVVGQLQADNDLETVAFAQDPQLGLFALGTLNGEVGIWDTARQMVRHQCTKSDDESIVGVTKMIWVKDHLVTGCLDGAIRVYQGRSGEKVLQLTGHRSEVLDLCFNENENVILTTSDDGTARIFKYEINKDKD; encoded by the exons ATGAGAGGTTACCAAGAGGACACTCCGCCGTCGTCAATCAGCGGCGACGAAATCGCCGGCATGGACGAAGAAGAAGCTGTATTCTTAGGCTACTTGGACGAGATGGATGAGCTGGTAGACGACAACATGGAGGAGGTTACTGACCAGGAAGAGGAGGATACAGATATGGAGCCTCCAAAAGATCTCTCCATACTCGTTTTTAACAAACATGTTGGTTCAGTCTTCTGTTGCGACCTCCACCCAAGCGGAAAGTTAGCTGTGACGGGAGGAGAGGATGACAAAGCCTTTGTCTGGTCTGTACAGACAGGAAAAGTTGTCTTTGAATGCACTGGACACAAAGATTCAGTTATTTTTGTTGGCTTCAGTTTTGATGGTGCCTACCTTGCTACAGCTGACATGTCTGGTTTGATTAAAGTATGGAAATGTAATTTAGAAGAAAACCAACAAGAGCCATGGCCTATTGCATTTGAATTTGAAGCAGAAGACTTGACTTTTGGCTTGTGGCATTTTGCAGCCAGGGTTCTTATCTGTGGAGCTGTGTCTGGGGATATTTATGTGTTTAAAATACCTTCCGGTGACATTAAAGTTTTGCAAGGTCATAACACTAGAGTGGAATGTGCTAAG ATGTTCAAAGACGGAGTCCGCTTAGCTGCTGGTTATGATGATGGTGCAGTGAAGGTGTGGGATCTTAAGACAAATGCAGTTCTTCATCAAATTCAGGCCAATGTCCATGATATGAGGGTAACAGCTATTGACACACATCCAGAGAATAATATTATGGCATCTATATCTAGTGATG GTAAAGTTATTCTGGTCACATCAAGTAATGGCAAAGTTGTGGGGCAACTGCAAGCAGATAATGATTTAGAAACAGTTGCCTTTGCTCAAGATCCACAATTAGGATTGTTTGCATTAG GTACCTTAAATGGTGAAGTCGGTATATGGGACACAGCAAGACAGATGGTCCGTCATCAATGCACCAAATCTGACGATGAATCAATTGTAGGAGTTACCAAGATGATATGGGTGAAAGACCATCTTGTTACTGGGTGTCTTGACGGAGCCATTCGGGTATATCAGGGAAGATCTGGTGAAAAGGTGCTCCAATTGACTGGCCACAGATCAGAAGTCCTAGATTTATGTttcaatgaaaatgaaaatgtaataCTGACTACGTCAGATGACGGAACAGCTAggatatttaaatatgaaataaataaagataaggattaa
- the LOC133517899 gene encoding large ribosomal subunit protein uL10m yields the protein MASVNRGLLQIQTPFLLARRFRGKINIQKPRKPHFERQLLIDLTKPWYVPPKNSMPDIALCDRGEKRRSKEIDNPFERILARECLNWFNTSKMVVFLHKNSIPMEDKMPIFAALKKNDMHLRTYGKKIVSMATKGTRYEAVNHLFTSHQEIIFGQPASVAKMFNIMKKAPQLVIMAGIIQDRLMSKNELVEFSKLPNLDVARSQLCSILQSAGSSLVGQLNQSQQMFVSNLDQHVELQNKSEQPAESQEQS from the exons ATGGCTTCAGTGAACAGAG GTCTATTGCAAATTCAAACACCATTCCTGTTGGCACGCCGATTCAGAGGAAAGATTAACATCCAGAAACCTAGAAAGCCCCATTTCGAGAGGCAATTACTGATTGATTTGACAAAGCCTTGGTATGTACCACCAAAGAATTCGATGCCTGATATTGCACTGTGTGATCGGGGGGAGAAGagaagaagtaaggagattgaTAATCCCTTCGAACGCATTTTAGCCAGAGAGTGCTTAAATTGGTTCAACACTTCCAAAATGGTTGTATTTCTTCACAAAAATTCTATTCCCATGGAGGACAAAATGCCAATATTTGCTGCATTGAAGAAGAATGACATGCATTTGAGGACATATggcaaaaaaattgtgtccatGGCTACTAAGGGAACACGATATGAAGCTGTCAATCATTTGTTTACTTCTCACCAAGAAATAATATTTGGTCAACCTGCAAGTGTTGCAAAGATGTTTAATATTATGAAGAAAGCTCCACAACTGGTGATCATGg CGGGGATCATTCAGGACAGATTAATGTCCAAGAATGAGTTGGTTGAGTTCAGCAAACTACCCAACTTGGATGTAGCTAGAAGTCAACTGTGTTCCATCCTACAAAGTGCAGGATCCAGTCTTGTGGGACAACTGAACCAGTCCCAGCAAATGTTTGTCTCAAACCTCGACCAACATGTGGAACTTCAGAACAAATCAGAACAACCTGCGGAAAGTCAGGAACAATCCTAG
- the LOC133517897 gene encoding homeobox protein Mohawk: protein MTLIQNLSEAKGETMEGSPAKEDSAKSLRPVRNRRYTRRSLVAGQRPQKRLFTPEIKRYLKDWLVRRRDNPYPNREEKKYLADETGLTYIQICNWFANWRRKLKNVNADRNQQTWGHLIRTYNDRAQGNVEQFSISSDDSIWSEPEPTSSNYESIDFETEHDSPEPHYQEDSDSSTNSKEKCEFFNNNTYSEQQECLGESKKITSPLLLSKWLESAARFQPSEMNYSWWADGKRRRVEARPQRVVNTARHDRDEVEAAVALTALASATTRLTAP from the exons ATGACTCTAATTCAAAACCTGAGTGAAGCAAAAGGCGAAACAATGGAGGGATCCCCGGCCAAAGAGGACAGCGCCAAGTCCTTGAGGCCCGTGAGAAACAGACGATACACACG AAGGAGTCTAGTCGCAGGCCAGCGTCCTCAGAAAAGGTTATTCACGCCAGAAATAAAGCGGTATTTAAAGGATTGGCTAGTGCGTCGAAGAGACAATCCCTATCCTAATCGAGAGGAAAAGAAATACCTCGCGGATGAAACAGGCCTTACCTACATTCAG ATATGCAACTGGTTCGCTAACTGGCGGCGCAAATTGAAAAACGTCAATGCAGATCGAAACCAACAGACATGGGGCCATCTCATCCGCACATACAACGACCGCGCTCAGGGCAACGTGGAGCAGTTCAGCATCAGCTCCGACGACAGCATCTGGAGCGAGCCAGAGCCCACCAGCTCCAACTACGAGTCGATAGACTTCGAGACTGAACACGACAGCCCGGAACCACACTACCAAGAGGACTCTGACTCCTCCACAAATTCTAAAGAGAAATGCGAATTTTTCAATAACAATACCTATAGCGAGCAGCAAGAATGTCTCGGGGAGTCGAAGAAAATCACGAGTCCGTTACTCCTTAGCAAGTGGTTGGAGAGCGCAGCGAGGTTTCAGCCGAGTGAGATGAACTACTCATGGTGGGCGGACGGGAAGCGGCGGCGGGTAGAGGCGCGCCCTCAGCGGGTCGTTAACACCGCGAGGCACGACCGGGACGAGGTGGAGGCGGCGGTGGCCCTCACTGCCCTCGCCAGCGCCACCACGCGCCTCACTGCCCCGTAG